Proteins encoded in a region of the Prochlorothrix hollandica PCC 9006 = CALU 1027 genome:
- a CDS encoding carbonic anhydrase, translated as MTLHRILHRVSTWILPQSIVGILVATVSPALAGDAPPHWTYGGAANPSHWGELSTDYSLCEQGRDQSPINIQTPIAGSPQPLALSYGSTPLTIVNSGHSIQVNYAPGNKVKLGGEDYELLQFHFHTPSEHALDGNNAPMELHLVHSNAQGELAVVGVMIEVGDENPTIDTLWENIPPSGQTQTINGVMVNVSDLLPRNQSYYSYSGSLTTPPCSENVQWNILTETVEISEEQVEAFMGLYPVNARPLQPLNGRMVESHRR; from the coding sequence ATGACACTACACCGCATCCTTCATCGAGTCTCGACCTGGATCCTGCCCCAGTCGATCGTGGGCATTTTGGTGGCCACCGTTTCCCCTGCCCTGGCGGGAGATGCTCCTCCCCACTGGACCTATGGGGGCGCTGCCAACCCGAGCCATTGGGGTGAATTGAGTACGGACTACAGTCTCTGTGAACAAGGTCGAGATCAGTCCCCCATCAATATCCAAACCCCGATCGCTGGCTCACCCCAACCCCTGGCCCTCAGCTATGGGTCCACGCCCCTCACCATTGTCAATAGTGGCCACAGCATCCAAGTCAACTATGCCCCTGGGAACAAGGTGAAATTGGGGGGAGAAGACTATGAGTTGCTGCAATTCCATTTCCACACCCCCAGCGAACACGCCCTAGACGGCAACAATGCCCCCATGGAACTGCACTTAGTCCATAGCAATGCCCAAGGGGAACTGGCGGTGGTGGGAGTCATGATCGAGGTGGGGGATGAAAATCCCACGATCGACACCCTTTGGGAGAATATTCCCCCCAGCGGCCAAACCCAGACCATTAACGGGGTGATGGTCAATGTTAGCGACCTTTTGCCCCGCAATCAGTCCTATTACAGCTACAGTGGCTCCCTAACCACCCCCCCCTGTAGTGAAAATGTGCAATGGAACATCCTGACAGAGACCGTGGAAATCTCCGAAGAACAGGTGGAAGCCTTCATGGGTCTCTATCCGGTCAATGCCCGTCCCCTGCAACCCCTCAATGGCCGCATGGTCGAAAGCCACCGCCGTTAG
- a CDS encoding IS630 family transposase, translating to MQMISTSEESGDLKDLEDFIRSNPHPQELKRSLVIQMLSEQIPISKIMKILGVSESFVLKWKNIFALDGVEALKLQYAGSEGYLSQKQQEEIHQFLQSKSAWTLDELKYHVLVTYDVIYQSDQSYHNMFHEAKISWKKTQKKNPKKDPEKVEERRVEIKDLLEKCTDSIMPEKLVVWFVDECHLLWGDVLGYVWGKQSERLEVPITNERERVTYYGALNYLTGKFVVQQYDAGNSANTVEFVKYLRSLFPESRHLIIWDGASYHKYKEMADYLKDINQGIEKENWPVTCELFAPHDPDQNPVEDVWLKAKSFVRKYWMLCSNFKVVQWLFEFVTHNEIFRFPKLEMYGNHPWEYNQTS from the coding sequence ATGCAAATGATTTCAACTTCTGAAGAATCCGGTGATTTAAAAGACCTTGAGGATTTTATCCGAAGTAATCCACATCCTCAAGAACTTAAACGTAGTTTGGTCATTCAGATGTTGTCGGAACAGATCCCGATAAGTAAGATCATGAAAATATTAGGAGTATCTGAGTCATTTGTACTTAAGTGGAAAAATATATTTGCTCTAGATGGAGTAGAAGCATTGAAACTTCAATATGCCGGTTCGGAAGGATATTTATCTCAGAAACAGCAAGAAGAAATACATCAATTCCTACAATCTAAGAGTGCATGGACTTTGGATGAGCTAAAATATCATGTTTTAGTAACTTATGACGTTATTTATCAATCGGATCAAAGTTACCATAACATGTTTCATGAAGCTAAAATAAGTTGGAAGAAAACTCAAAAAAAGAACCCCAAAAAGGATCCAGAGAAAGTTGAGGAACGGCGTGTTGAAATCAAAGATTTATTGGAGAAATGTACAGATAGCATAATGCCTGAAAAGCTTGTGGTGTGGTTTGTTGACGAATGTCATCTGTTGTGGGGAGATGTCTTAGGCTATGTTTGGGGTAAGCAGAGTGAACGACTGGAAGTACCCATAACTAATGAGAGAGAAAGAGTAACATATTATGGAGCATTAAATTATTTGACTGGTAAATTTGTTGTTCAACAATATGATGCTGGAAATTCAGCTAATACAGTGGAGTTTGTTAAATATTTAAGAAGCTTGTTCCCTGAATCAAGACATTTAATAATTTGGGATGGAGCTAGTTATCATAAATATAAGGAAATGGCAGATTACCTCAAAGATATCAATCAAGGTATTGAGAAGGAAAACTGGCCAGTAACTTGTGAATTATTTGCGCCTCACGATCCAGACCAGAACCCAGTAGAAGATGTTTGGCTCAAGGCCAAGAGCTTTGTAAGAAAATATTGGATGTTGTGTTCCAATTTTAAAGTTGTTCAGTGGCTTTTTGAATTTGTAACTCATAATGAGATCTTCCGGTTTCCAAAACTCGAAATGTATGGAAATCATCCTTGGGAATATAATCAAACTTCCTAG